The Orcinus orca chromosome 16, mOrcOrc1.1, whole genome shotgun sequence genome includes a window with the following:
- the SIRPB1 gene encoding signal-regulatory protein beta-1 isoform X1 translates to MPIPVSLSNHPPPCLLLTLLLGLTGVAGEDELQVIQPDRSVSVAAGETATLRCDVTSLLPVGPVKWFRGTGPGRELIYSVSGVPFPRVTTVADTTRRNNMDCSIRISNITPADTGMYYCVKFKRGSPDVEFKSGPGTHLTVSAKPSPPVVSGPTVRVTPEQTVSFTCKSHGFTPRNISLKWFKNGNELSASQTDVEPEGNKVSYSISSTTKVVLAPGDVRSQVICEVTHITLQGDPPLRGTANLSETIRVPPTLTITQHPMAGNQVNITCQVNKFYPQRLQLTWLENGNVSRIDMASTLIENKDGTFNRTSSLLVNSSAHREAVLLTCQVEHDGQPAVTKNHIVESSAPQKNQDADERIGPELSSPLLVVLLLGPKVLLVVGVSVIFVYRKHWA, encoded by the exons GAGTGGCAGGTGAGGACGAGCTGCAGGTGATTCAGCCTGACAGGTCAGTTTCAGTTGCAGCAGGAGAGACGGCCACTCTGCGCTGCGACGTGACCTCCCTGCTCCCCGTGGGGCCCGTCAAGTGGTTCAGGGGCACAGGGCCAGGCCGGGAGTTAATCTACAGTGTCAGCGGAGTTCCTTTCCCTCGAGTAACAACTGTTGCAGATACTACAAGGAGAAACAACATGGACTGTTCCATCCGCATCAGTAACATCACGCCAGCAGACACCGGTATGTACTACTGTGTGAAGTTCAAGAGAGGAAGCCCTGACGTGGAGTTTAAGTCTGGACCAGGCACTCATCTCACTGTGAGTG CCAAACCCTCTCCTCCTGTGGTATCAGGCCCCACAGTGAGGGTCACACCTGAGCAGACAGTGAGCTTCACCTGCAAATCCCACGGGTTCACCCCCAGAAACATCTCCCTGAAATGGTTCAAAAATGGCAATGAGCTCTCAGCCTCCCAGACCGACGTGGAACCAGAGGGAAACAAAGTTTCCTACAGCATCTCGAGCACAACCAAGGTGGTGCTGGCCCCGGGGGATGTTCGCTCCCAGGTCATCTGCGAGGTGACCCACATCACCCTGCAGGGAGACCCTCCTCTTCGTGGGACAGCCAACTTATCTGAGACCATCCGAG TTCCGCCTACCTTGACGATTACCCAACACCCCATGGCGGGGAACCAGGTGAATATCACCTGCCAGGTGAACAAGTTCTACCCCCAGCGCCTACAGCTGACCTGGTTGGAGAACGGAAATGTGTCCCGAATAGACATGGCCTCGACCCTCATAGAGAACAAGGACGGGACCTTTAACCGGACGAGCTCGCTCCTGGTGAACTCATCTGCCCACAGGGAGGCTGTGCTGCTCACCTGCCAGGTGGAGCATGACGGACAGCCGGCGGTCACCAAAAACCACATCGTGGAGTCCTCTGCTCCCCAGAAGAACCAGGATGCAGATGAACGTATTG GCCCGGAGCTGTCTTCTCCTCTCCTGGTAGTTCTCCTCCTAGGCCCCAAGGTGCTGTTGGTGGTCGGTGTCTCTGTCATCTTTGTCTACAGGAAGCATTGGGCCTGA
- the SIRPB1 gene encoding signal-regulatory protein beta-1 isoform X4 gives MDCSIRISNITPADTGMYYCVKFKRGSPDVEFKSGPGTHLTVSAKPSPPVVSGPTVRVTPEQTVSFTCKSHGFTPRNISLKWFKNGNELSASQTDVEPEGNKVSYSISSTTKVVLAPGDVRSQVICEVTHITLQGDPPLRGTANLSETIRVPPTLTITQHPMAGNQVNITCQVNKFYPQRLQLTWLENGNVSRIDMASTLIENKDGTFNRTSSLLVNSSAHREAVLLTCQVEHDGQPAVTKNHIVESSAPQKNQDADERIGPELSSPLLVVLLLGPKVLLVVGVSVIFVYRKHWA, from the exons ATGGACTGTTCCATCCGCATCAGTAACATCACGCCAGCAGACACCGGTATGTACTACTGTGTGAAGTTCAAGAGAGGAAGCCCTGACGTGGAGTTTAAGTCTGGACCAGGCACTCATCTCACTGTGAGTG CCAAACCCTCTCCTCCTGTGGTATCAGGCCCCACAGTGAGGGTCACACCTGAGCAGACAGTGAGCTTCACCTGCAAATCCCACGGGTTCACCCCCAGAAACATCTCCCTGAAATGGTTCAAAAATGGCAATGAGCTCTCAGCCTCCCAGACCGACGTGGAACCAGAGGGAAACAAAGTTTCCTACAGCATCTCGAGCACAACCAAGGTGGTGCTGGCCCCGGGGGATGTTCGCTCCCAGGTCATCTGCGAGGTGACCCACATCACCCTGCAGGGAGACCCTCCTCTTCGTGGGACAGCCAACTTATCTGAGACCATCCGAG TTCCGCCTACCTTGACGATTACCCAACACCCCATGGCGGGGAACCAGGTGAATATCACCTGCCAGGTGAACAAGTTCTACCCCCAGCGCCTACAGCTGACCTGGTTGGAGAACGGAAATGTGTCCCGAATAGACATGGCCTCGACCCTCATAGAGAACAAGGACGGGACCTTTAACCGGACGAGCTCGCTCCTGGTGAACTCATCTGCCCACAGGGAGGCTGTGCTGCTCACCTGCCAGGTGGAGCATGACGGACAGCCGGCGGTCACCAAAAACCACATCGTGGAGTCCTCTGCTCCCCAGAAGAACCAGGATGCAGATGAACGTATTG GCCCGGAGCTGTCTTCTCCTCTCCTGGTAGTTCTCCTCCTAGGCCCCAAGGTGCTGTTGGTGGTCGGTGTCTCTGTCATCTTTGTCTACAGGAAGCATTGGGCCTGA
- the SIRPB1 gene encoding signal-regulatory protein beta-1 isoform X3, whose translation MPIPVSLSNHPPPCLLLTLLLGLTGVAGEDELQVIQPDRSVSVAAGETATLRCDVTSLLPVGPVKWFRGTGPGRELIYSVSGVPFPRVTTVADTTRRNNMDCSIRISNITPADTGMYYCVKFKRGSPDVEFKSGPGTHLTVSAKPSPPVVSGPTVRVTPEQTVSFTCKSHGFTPRNISLKWFKNGNELSASQTDVEPEGNKVSYSISSTTKVVLAPGDVRSQVICEVTHITLQGDPPLRGTANLSETIRVPPTLTITQHPMAGNQVNITCQVNKFYPQRLQLTWLENGNVSRIDMASTLIENKDGTFNRTSSLLVNSSAHREAVLLTCQVEHDGQPAVTKNHIVESSAPQKNQDADERIGTSGEEFQ comes from the exons GAGTGGCAGGTGAGGACGAGCTGCAGGTGATTCAGCCTGACAGGTCAGTTTCAGTTGCAGCAGGAGAGACGGCCACTCTGCGCTGCGACGTGACCTCCCTGCTCCCCGTGGGGCCCGTCAAGTGGTTCAGGGGCACAGGGCCAGGCCGGGAGTTAATCTACAGTGTCAGCGGAGTTCCTTTCCCTCGAGTAACAACTGTTGCAGATACTACAAGGAGAAACAACATGGACTGTTCCATCCGCATCAGTAACATCACGCCAGCAGACACCGGTATGTACTACTGTGTGAAGTTCAAGAGAGGAAGCCCTGACGTGGAGTTTAAGTCTGGACCAGGCACTCATCTCACTGTGAGTG CCAAACCCTCTCCTCCTGTGGTATCAGGCCCCACAGTGAGGGTCACACCTGAGCAGACAGTGAGCTTCACCTGCAAATCCCACGGGTTCACCCCCAGAAACATCTCCCTGAAATGGTTCAAAAATGGCAATGAGCTCTCAGCCTCCCAGACCGACGTGGAACCAGAGGGAAACAAAGTTTCCTACAGCATCTCGAGCACAACCAAGGTGGTGCTGGCCCCGGGGGATGTTCGCTCCCAGGTCATCTGCGAGGTGACCCACATCACCCTGCAGGGAGACCCTCCTCTTCGTGGGACAGCCAACTTATCTGAGACCATCCGAG TTCCGCCTACCTTGACGATTACCCAACACCCCATGGCGGGGAACCAGGTGAATATCACCTGCCAGGTGAACAAGTTCTACCCCCAGCGCCTACAGCTGACCTGGTTGGAGAACGGAAATGTGTCCCGAATAGACATGGCCTCGACCCTCATAGAGAACAAGGACGGGACCTTTAACCGGACGAGCTCGCTCCTGGTGAACTCATCTGCCCACAGGGAGGCTGTGCTGCTCACCTGCCAGGTGGAGCATGACGGACAGCCGGCGGTCACCAAAAACCACATCGTGGAGTCCTCTGCTCCCCAGAAGAACCAGGATGCAGATGAACGTATTG